The Novipirellula galeiformis genome contains a region encoding:
- a CDS encoding DUF3467 domain-containing protein → MTSESGSSPDRPDPADANPALRARVPDHVAEGCFSTGAIVMTGPSEFIIDFLQTIGRPHRVASRVVIPHPVMPQFIEALQTNLDLYRNRFGDPPSPPANPPQNQARRPTPQEIYDDLKMPDHVLSGAYANGVMIGHGASEFGLDFLTSFFPQSAVSSRVFVAAGQVPRLLDSLKGAVRQLEQRRQEQGGAAGPLPPTPPSLGDGPMGELDRGNSDLTSDGGLENRGLGRNETEGDAETEGDARKEDPPPPAPPRDNDPQPGS, encoded by the coding sequence ATGACTTCTGAATCTGGATCGTCTCCTGACCGCCCCGATCCCGCCGACGCTAACCCCGCCCTCCGCGCGCGGGTTCCAGACCATGTCGCCGAAGGTTGTTTTAGCACCGGCGCGATTGTGATGACCGGGCCGAGCGAATTCATTATTGACTTTTTGCAAACGATCGGCCGACCCCATCGTGTTGCCTCGCGGGTGGTCATTCCTCACCCTGTCATGCCTCAATTCATCGAGGCGTTGCAGACCAATCTCGATCTCTATCGCAATCGTTTTGGCGATCCCCCGTCGCCGCCCGCCAACCCGCCACAAAACCAAGCTCGCCGCCCGACGCCGCAAGAGATCTATGATGATTTGAAAATGCCCGATCACGTGCTCAGTGGCGCGTATGCCAACGGCGTAATGATTGGGCACGGCGCCAGCGAATTTGGCTTGGACTTTCTGACCAGTTTCTTTCCGCAAAGCGCCGTCAGCTCGCGAGTGTTCGTGGCGGCAGGCCAAGTCCCGCGGCTGCTCGATTCGCTCAAGGGAGCTGTGCGTCAACTGGAACAACGACGACAAGAGCAAGGTGGTGCTGCCGGGCCGTTGCCTCCCACGCCTCCGTCGCTCGGCGATGGCCCGATGGGAGAGCTCGATCGCGGCAACAGCGACCTCACCTCCGATGGCGGACTCGAAAATCGTGGGCTTGGTCGCAATGAAACCGAGGGCGATGCGGAAACCGAGGGCGATGCGAGAAAAGAGGATCCTCCGCCTCCTGCTCCCCCCCGCGACAACGATCCCCAACCTGGCAGCTAG